A DNA window from Massilia putida contains the following coding sequences:
- a CDS encoding aspartyl protease family protein: MMISTSPLVRALPLLLAALCASAGVHAEDTPPKCTYVEVASLPIRYVGEGLEPAVDGTIDGTPATMLIDTGSDQTHMTMNAAARRDLSLHMTGRWVEGIGGLSRLYSARLKDFAIGPAHAGRRPELTVIGSTTFTPAFDAIVGAPFLLQADLELDLRAKRMKFYRPLECRKTELFLWQENTVVLPFERGYGNSPNPHFTVVVNGKEMDALIDSGAHRSFMMLNAAKRAGIDVGGPGAVRMRDAGGIGSDRAPHWIAPVKTLQFGGETIRDVELGIIDSQGARTADLYLGQDFLRTHRVLFAMSQEKLYIAYLGGDVFTRGTGLEPWMRAEADGGNADAQYALAQIYGNGRGVARDPIQAGVWLDMAASRGQPNASLLLGRRQMLAGHLDTAIPQLRRALDQLPADRLGPLWLYIARVRHGEAELAKTELEAALKRQKEDDWPAPIADFYLGKVNAARLLDEAGKDAKLAHARTCMAESYMAEWHDARGETAEASALRATVRTNCMPPGATR; encoded by the coding sequence ATGATGATCTCTACGTCGCCACTGGTCCGTGCCCTCCCCTTGCTGCTGGCCGCGCTGTGCGCCTCGGCGGGCGTCCACGCCGAGGACACGCCGCCCAAATGCACCTACGTCGAAGTGGCCAGCCTGCCCATCCGCTACGTCGGCGAGGGCCTGGAGCCCGCGGTCGACGGCACGATCGACGGCACCCCGGCCACGATGCTGATCGACACCGGCTCCGACCAGACGCACATGACGATGAACGCGGCGGCCCGGCGCGACCTGAGCCTGCACATGACGGGACGCTGGGTCGAAGGCATCGGCGGACTCTCGCGCCTGTACTCGGCACGGCTGAAGGATTTCGCCATCGGTCCGGCGCACGCCGGCCGCCGCCCCGAACTGACCGTGATCGGCAGCACCACGTTCACGCCGGCCTTCGACGCCATTGTCGGTGCCCCGTTCCTGCTGCAGGCGGACCTGGAACTCGACCTGCGCGCCAAGCGGATGAAGTTCTACCGCCCGCTCGAATGCCGCAAGACCGAACTGTTCCTGTGGCAGGAGAACACGGTCGTGCTGCCGTTCGAACGCGGCTACGGCAACAGTCCGAACCCGCATTTCACGGTCGTCGTCAACGGCAAGGAAATGGATGCCCTGATCGACTCCGGCGCGCACCGCAGCTTCATGATGCTGAATGCGGCCAAGCGGGCCGGCATCGACGTGGGCGGGCCGGGCGCGGTCCGCATGCGCGACGCCGGCGGGATCGGGTCCGACCGCGCACCGCACTGGATCGCCCCGGTCAAGACGCTGCAGTTCGGCGGCGAGACCATCCGCGACGTCGAACTGGGCATCATCGATTCGCAGGGCGCGCGCACCGCCGACCTGTACCTCGGCCAGGACTTCCTGCGCACCCACCGCGTGCTGTTCGCGATGAGCCAGGAAAAGCTGTACATCGCCTACCTGGGCGGCGACGTGTTCACGCGCGGCACCGGGCTGGAACCCTGGATGCGCGCCGAGGCCGACGGCGGCAATGCGGACGCCCAGTACGCGCTGGCCCAGATCTACGGCAACGGCCGCGGCGTCGCGCGCGATCCGATCCAGGCCGGCGTCTGGCTCGACATGGCGGCAAGCCGCGGCCAGCCGAACGCCAGCCTGCTGCTCGGCCGCCGGCAGATGCTGGCCGGGCACCTGGACACGGCGATCCCGCAACTGCGGCGCGCGCTCGACCAGCTGCCGGCCGACCGCCTCGGTCCGTTGTGGCTGTACATCGCGCGCGTGCGCCACGGCGAGGCCGAACTGGCAAAGACCGAACTGGAAGCGGCGCTGAAACGGCAGAAGGAAGACGACTGGCCCGCGCCGATCGCCGATTTCTATCTCGGCAAAGTCAACGCGGCCCGCCTGCTGGACGAAGCGGGCAAGGATGCGAAACTCGCGCATGCGCGCACGTGCATGGCCGAGTCGTACATGGCAGAATGGCATGATGCGCGGGGCGAGACGGCCGAGGCCAGCGCGCTGCGCGCCACCGTGCGCACGAACTGCATGCCCCCCGGAGCCACGCGATGA
- a CDS encoding DUF1841 family protein: MFTPSSHDVRRFFCEALRKRRAGEILTPMDAIAADWIEQHPEYHDELADADEAVARDYAVEGGKPNPFLHLSMHLSITEQVSIDQPRGIRAAFEALAARVGEHEAHHEIMECLGEMIWSAQRHGTQPDTDAYVACVRKRVR, from the coding sequence ATGTTCACCCCTTCCTCCCACGACGTCCGCCGCTTCTTTTGCGAGGCCTTGCGCAAGCGCCGCGCCGGCGAGATCCTGACCCCGATGGACGCCATCGCCGCCGACTGGATCGAGCAGCATCCCGAGTACCACGACGAGCTGGCGGACGCGGATGAAGCCGTCGCGCGCGACTATGCCGTCGAAGGCGGCAAGCCGAATCCGTTCCTGCACCTGTCGATGCACCTGTCGATCACGGAACAGGTGTCGATCGACCAGCCGCGCGGCATCCGCGCCGCGTTCGAGGCGCTGGCCGCGCGCGTGGGCGAGCACGAGGCTCACCACGAGATCATGGAATGCCTCGGCGAGATGATCTGGTCGGCCCAGCGCCACGGCACGCAGCCGGACACGGATGCGTACGTGGCCTGCGTGCGCAAGCGCGTGCGCTGA
- a CDS encoding c-type cytochrome has protein sequence MNKLIVALTLGAASLALSGQALASGNAANGAELAKKYNCASCHGADFKTPIDPSYPKLAGQHADYLVHALTAYKRGNKVANGRNNAIMAGMAQPLSDRDMADIAAYLQSLPGPLVTKR, from the coding sequence ATGAACAAACTGATCGTCGCGCTGACCCTGGGCGCCGCATCCCTCGCCCTGTCGGGCCAGGCCCTGGCCTCGGGCAACGCCGCCAACGGCGCCGAGCTCGCGAAAAAATACAACTGTGCGTCCTGCCACGGCGCCGACTTCAAGACCCCGATCGACCCGAGCTATCCCAAGCTGGCCGGCCAGCATGCCGACTACCTCGTGCATGCGCTGACCGCCTACAAGCGCGGCAACAAGGTCGCCAACGGCCGCAACAACGCGATCATGGCCGGCATGGCCCAGCCGCTGTCCGACCGCGACATGGCGGATATCGCCGCCTACCTGCAAAGCCTGCCCGGACCGCTCGTCACGAAGCGCTGA